Below is a genomic region from Spirosoma radiotolerans.
TCCTCATGCGTATGGAGTCCACACTCTTTCTTGGAGTTATCTTCCCACCACCAGCGACCAGCCCGGAAATCTTCGCCTGGCTGAATAGCCCGGGTGCAGGGCTGACAGCCGATACTGACAAACCCACGATCATGAAGCGGGTTGTAAGGTACATTGTGCTCTTTGATGTACTGCTTCACCTCGTCGAAGGTCCAATCCATGAGCGGGTGGAATTTGAAGAGGTTATGCGCTGCGTCCCATTCGAGCTGGGGCATGCTCTGGCGGTTGGCCGACTGCTCGGCGCGGATACCGGTAATCCATATTTTCTGCCCTTTCAGCGCCCGGTTCAGCGGCTCCACTTTACGAATGCCGCAGCACTCTTTCCGGTTCTCCACCGAATCGTAGAAGCTGTAGGGTCCTTTCGTGGTCATCAGGGCTTCTTCGGCCGCTCGGTCCGGAAAGTACGCTTCTATTTTGGTGGCGTACCGATCATTGGTTTTCTTCCAGACCGAATACGTTTCGGCAAACATCCGGCCCGTATCGAGCGTGAAAATTTTAATGGAAATGTCATTCGCCAGAATCAGGTCGGTAATAACCTGATCTTCGTAGCCCAGGCTGGTCGAAAAAACGACTTCGCCGGGAAATAACTCAGCCAGTGTCCGCAGCGCGTCAACGTTGCTCAGACCGTGTAGTTGTTCGGTCAGGCCTTCGAGTGTGTGAGTTGGTTCTGCAATCATAATCATTCGCTAAACCTACCAGTTGAACCGCCCGGTTCTACCCATAGGTTTGTTTAGTTTAGCTTCACTACTTTACCCGTTTTTGCTGATTGTCGGGCAGCGTCCAGA
It encodes:
- a CDS encoding phosphoadenylyl-sulfate reductase, whose amino-acid sequence is MIAEPTHTLEGLTEQLHGLSNVDALRTLAELFPGEVVFSTSLGYEDQVITDLILANDISIKIFTLDTGRMFAETYSVWKKTNDRYATKIEAYFPDRAAEEALMTTKGPYSFYDSVENRKECCGIRKVEPLNRALKGQKIWITGIRAEQSANRQSMPQLEWDAAHNLFKFHPLMDWTFDEVKQYIKEHNVPYNPLHDRGFVSIGCQPCTRAIQPGEDFRAGRWWWEDNSKKECGLHTHEEAFKP